The Leadbettera azotonutricia ZAS-9 genome has a window encoding:
- a CDS encoding rhamnose ABC transporter substrate-binding protein, which produces MKRIMSILSFLLGAVIVLGGLGGCRKNSRTVLNGEVAEKPGKIIIYFIPKNLGNPYFDALSSGFYNAIAQLGEDNFQYYYTGPDTAEATSQIPYVEEALRNKADAVFIAANSNDALNGIFDRARQQGTRIYIINQDIPGSESHRNAAILPVNFDTIGNSLMEQFGKLMDYEGKFAILSATDDAPDQNTWISLIRQELAADPQYSRMELVEVAYGDDQYEKSVAETEALLARHSDLKGLIAPTAVGLPAAAALIREKGLSEKIRITGLGLPSEMLEFVLDGTCERFQLWNPPYEGYLGVYLIWAEKRAGFVPVPGAVFTAGRLGEYTILPNGQILTLQTPMVYDLSNIREYAILF; this is translated from the coding sequence ATGAAAAGAATCATGTCCATTCTATCCTTTCTCCTGGGGGCAGTTATTGTCCTGGGAGGTCTTGGGGGCTGCCGGAAAAACAGCAGAACTGTATTGAACGGGGAAGTGGCGGAAAAGCCGGGTAAAATAATAATCTATTTTATCCCGAAAAATCTGGGGAACCCCTATTTCGATGCTCTCAGTTCCGGTTTTTACAATGCAATTGCTCAGCTTGGGGAAGATAATTTTCAATATTATTATACCGGGCCGGATACCGCAGAAGCGACAAGCCAGATCCCCTACGTGGAGGAGGCCCTGCGGAACAAGGCCGATGCCGTGTTCATCGCCGCCAATTCCAATGATGCCCTGAATGGCATTTTTGATCGGGCCAGGCAGCAGGGTACCCGGATTTACATCATTAATCAGGATATACCCGGAAGCGAATCCCATCGGAACGCGGCGATTTTGCCGGTTAATTTCGATACCATCGGCAATTCCCTTATGGAACAATTCGGGAAGCTGATGGACTACGAGGGGAAGTTCGCCATCCTTTCCGCCACTGATGACGCCCCGGATCAAAACACCTGGATCAGCCTGATAAGACAAGAGCTGGCAGCCGACCCTCAGTATAGCCGGATGGAACTGGTCGAAGTGGCCTATGGGGACGATCAGTACGAAAAGTCCGTGGCCGAGACTGAGGCCCTCCTTGCCAGGCACAGCGATCTCAAGGGCCTCATAGCCCCCACCGCTGTGGGGCTTCCTGCCGCCGCCGCGCTGATCCGGGAAAAGGGGCTTTCGGAGAAAATCAGAATCACCGGCCTTGGGCTGCCCTCGGAAATGCTGGAGTTTGTGCTGGACGGAACCTGCGAAAGGTTCCAGCTCTGGAACCCTCCCTACGAAGGCTATCTCGGGGTCTACCTCATTTGGGCTGAAAAACGGGCCGGATTTGTGCCTGTTCCGGGAGCTGTCTTTACCGCCGGGAGGCTGGGGGAATATACCATCCTGCCCAACGGCCAAATCCTGACGCTCCAAACCCCCATGGTTTACGACCTTTCAAATATCAGGGAATACGCCATCCTGTTTTAA
- a CDS encoding hybrid sensor histidine kinase/response regulator, with amino-acid sequence MSIRIKIVLIIASIVALITASSFVISLYFDRLHLVETIKSDMTVVSRIAEKLVATNLRLMKIEADVAAAEILKAAMNDAASSEGQILKMALTDQAQEHNYLSLAILSSRGAVASYGFPVPGQDFVRSAYARRAFVGERVITTTELDPGGELVIRICVPMGSRILVATLPGMILSDILDDFRIWNSGNILLLDGEGVIIANIRPFLVEERHILLDVMDPGPEGEEREGFIRGIRTGEAGAGIYSYGGVPRVGAYMPVSGSDDWTLIVAAPIDESPGAMNRNILLISAAIFMSLGILAAFVAANFIVIPFKKIQEQNVRLAELRETAESASRAKGDFLSNMSHEMRTPMNAIIGMTSIAKTSHAIERKDYCLSKIEDASTHLLGVINDILDMSKIEANKFDLSPVEFNFEKMLQKTVNVISFRVDQKQQKFRVRVDKNIPPFLIADDQRLTQVIANLLSNAVKFTPERGSVWLDAKWIGEQDGICTIEISVTDSGIGISAEQQAKLFTSFTQAESATSRKFGGTGLGLAISKRIVEMMNGRIWIESELGKGSAFIFTIEAVKVSKAATAPEIPVTDRKSFKVLAVDDDPETREYFGEIMLHYGFTCDLASGAEEAQGLIEKNGPYSLYFIDYKMPGINGIELSKWIKERETQEAASPPKKTVVIMISATEWSMIENEAKNAGVEHFLSKPFFPSSIVDYINEYLGLDHHLAQKKEADDDSGCFEGFCILLAEDVQINREIVLALLEPTALVIDCASNGVEALKMFSEAPDKYAMIFMDVQMPEMDGLEATRCIRAFEEKRFEGMASAKRVPIVAMTANVFREDIERCLASGMNDHVGKPIDISEVMRKLRQYLNAAQRV; translated from the coding sequence GTGTCCATTCGGATAAAGATTGTCCTCATTATAGCCTCGATTGTTGCGCTGATTACCGCTTCCAGTTTTGTTATAAGCCTGTACTTTGACCGGCTCCATCTGGTGGAAACCATCAAAAGCGACATGACGGTGGTGAGCCGGATAGCCGAAAAACTGGTGGCTACCAACCTGCGGCTGATGAAGATCGAGGCTGATGTGGCGGCGGCGGAGATCCTTAAGGCGGCCATGAATGATGCGGCGTCCTCGGAGGGACAGATCCTCAAGATGGCTCTGACAGACCAGGCGCAGGAGCATAATTACCTCTCCCTCGCGATTCTGAGCTCCCGTGGGGCAGTGGCTTCCTACGGGTTCCCTGTTCCGGGGCAGGACTTTGTCCGGAGCGCCTATGCCCGGCGCGCCTTTGTAGGCGAACGGGTGATTACTACCACGGAACTTGACCCCGGCGGGGAACTGGTCATCCGGATTTGCGTGCCTATGGGGTCCCGGATCCTGGTGGCTACCTTGCCGGGGATGATACTTTCGGACATCCTCGACGATTTCCGTATTTGGAACTCCGGCAACATCCTTCTCCTGGACGGAGAAGGGGTCATTATCGCCAACATCCGTCCTTTCCTGGTCGAAGAACGGCATATCCTCTTGGATGTAATGGACCCCGGCCCTGAGGGCGAGGAAAGGGAGGGGTTTATTCGGGGAATCCGGACAGGGGAGGCGGGCGCCGGAATTTACAGCTACGGAGGGGTGCCTCGGGTAGGAGCCTATATGCCGGTAAGCGGTTCTGACGACTGGACTCTCATTGTGGCGGCCCCCATCGACGAGAGTCCCGGAGCCATGAACCGGAATATCCTTCTTATTTCCGCGGCGATCTTTATGAGCCTGGGGATACTCGCAGCCTTTGTGGCGGCCAATTTTATCGTCATCCCCTTCAAAAAGATCCAGGAGCAGAATGTCCGCCTGGCGGAACTCCGGGAAACAGCGGAAAGCGCCAGCCGGGCCAAGGGCGATTTCCTCTCCAACATGAGCCACGAGATGCGGACCCCCATGAACGCCATTATCGGCATGACTTCCATCGCCAAGACCTCTCATGCCATAGAGCGGAAGGACTATTGCCTTTCCAAGATCGAAGACGCCTCCACCCATCTCCTGGGGGTGATCAACGATATTCTGGACATGTCCAAGATCGAGGCCAACAAATTCGATCTCAGCCCGGTGGAATTCAACTTTGAAAAGATGCTTCAGAAGACGGTGAACGTGATCAGCTTCCGGGTAGATCAAAAGCAGCAGAAATTCAGGGTCAGGGTGGACAAGAACATCCCCCCCTTCCTCATCGCGGACGACCAGCGTCTTACCCAGGTGATCGCAAACCTGCTTTCCAATGCGGTAAAATTCACCCCCGAGCGGGGTTCGGTTTGGCTGGACGCCAAATGGATTGGGGAACAGGATGGGATCTGTACTATTGAGATCTCCGTAACTGATTCGGGAATCGGCATCAGTGCGGAACAGCAGGCCAAGCTCTTCACCTCTTTTACCCAGGCAGAAAGCGCGACCTCCCGGAAGTTCGGCGGTACCGGCCTGGGACTGGCTATCTCGAAGCGGATCGTGGAGATGATGAACGGCAGGATTTGGATTGAATCGGAATTGGGCAAAGGTTCCGCCTTCATCTTTACCATTGAGGCCGTCAAGGTTTCCAAAGCAGCAACGGCCCCGGAAATACCCGTAACGGATCGGAAATCCTTTAAAGTGCTGGCAGTGGATGACGATCCTGAGACCCGGGAATACTTCGGCGAGATTATGCTCCATTACGGCTTCACCTGCGATCTGGCTTCCGGCGCGGAGGAAGCCCAGGGGTTGATAGAAAAAAACGGCCCCTATTCCCTCTACTTTATTGATTATAAGATGCCCGGAATTAACGGCATCGAGCTTTCCAAGTGGATAAAAGAAAGGGAAACCCAGGAGGCTGCATCGCCGCCGAAAAAGACGGTAGTGATAATGATCTCCGCTACAGAATGGAGCATGATAGAGAACGAAGCCAAGAACGCCGGAGTGGAACATTTCCTTTCCAAGCCTTTTTTCCCTTCATCTATCGTGGATTACATCAACGAATATCTGGGCCTGGATCACCATCTCGCCCAGAAGAAAGAAGCCGATGACGATTCAGGCTGTTTCGAAGGTTTCTGCATACTCCTTGCGGAAGACGTGCAGATCAACCGGGAAATTGTCCTGGCCCTCCTGGAGCCCACCGCTCTGGTTATCGACTGCGCCAGCAACGGCGTCGAGGCGTTAAAAATGTTCAGCGAAGCCCCGGATAAATACGCCATGATCTTTATGGATGTCCAGATGCCCGAGATGGACGGCCTCGAAGCTACCCGCTGCATCCGCGCTTTCGAGGAAAAACGCTTCGAGGGCATGGCGTCCGCGAAGCGTGTGCCAATTGTCGCAATGACCGCCAATGTCTTTAGGGAGGATATCGAAAGATGCCTTGCCAGCGGCATGAACGATCATGTGGGGAAACCCATTGATATCAGCGAAGTGATGAGAAAGCTCCGTCAGTACCTAAATGCGGCCCAGAGGGTTTAA